The Campylobacter sp. genome contains the following window.
TAAATTTAAAAATCTTACGTAAAACGAACTTCAATGTTTTCATCGCTATCCTTTCAATTTAAAGCTTAAGCGGAATTCCGCCTGCGAATCCGCGGATTAAAATTCCGCGCGGGATTTCGCTTATGAAATCCCGCGCCTTTTCAGTCTACGGCGGAATTTTAAGACAGAATTCCGTAGCGAAATTTTGCCGCGAAATTATAAAAAAATTCCGCCCATGAAATTTTCCCTAGAACTGCGCCTGTAAAATTCCATAAACGAAATTAGGAGATGAAATTTTATGGGCGGAATTCTATAGCTAAAATTTCACGGCAGAGCTCTTAAATTCTTTTCCGCGGCAAAATTCCACGCCTTAAAATTTTAAGAAAGTATGAAATTTTTTATCTGATCGCAGATCGCCTCTTCGGACTGTGCGGCGTCGATTTGCAGGGTCTCAACGCCGCACGCCGCGCATGCCTGCGCCATAAGATCTTGCACGCGCATTAGGTATTTAAGCCCGCGAGCCTCGATTATATCGCTGCTAACGCGCGTTTTAAGCCGCTTTTTGACGAGCTGTTCGTCCGCCGAAAATAGCACGATTTTATCTGCGAATTTGCCCCCAAGCGCAAATTTATTAAGCGCGATAAGCTCGCTAAGATCCGCGTTTTCGTCGTTTGCCAGCGCATAGGCAAGCCCCGAGATGAAGCCGCGATCGCTTAGCACGAGCCTGTCCGCGCCGCCCTTTATCACGCGTTCGTAGTGCTCGGCGCGGTCTGCGAGAAACAAAAGTAGCTCGGCACGCTTTGAAATTTCGCCACAGGCCTCGCGTAGATTTACGCTGCCGCGCGACCACTTAAAATCCTCGCCCAAAACGAGGCTTCGCACCGCCTCGCCGAGCTTCGTGCCGCCGGGCTCCTTGGTCACGATCGCTTGCGGAAAAGCAGCCGCTAGCCGCGCTATCTGCGTGCTTTTGCCCACGCCGTCGATACCTTCGAATATTACATACATTTTTCGCCTTTAAATTTGTGCGCTATTTTACAAGCTTATAGCTAAATAGCCGCTTTTTTAAGCAGCTGAGCGTAAAATTTCGCCTCCAAATCGGGCTTTTGCGCGAGCTTGTACGAGTTGCTTTTGATCTTTTGGCGTAAAATTTTATCGGGCGCCTTACTCGGCTCTTGCTTTTTGCGACACGGCTCGCGGTTAAATTTAGCGTTCGAATGGATGTGTCGCATAACAACGAGCGAGTAAATTTTACGCTTACGGACATTTACCGAGCGGAGTAGGGCGCCGGTCGATAAAGACAGCGCGCCGTGCGGATAGAATGGCACGTCGGGCGACGCATAGGGTATGTATCGGACGAAGCGAGACGACATATCGGGCAAATTGGGTCGGCGTATCGAACCGAGCAAAGCAATGCGCCACGCAGTAGGGCGAGAGAGTATATGTCGGCGGAGCGGCGTGCTGCGTAGGTGAAGCGGGATAGGATTGGCGCGGGGGTGTCGGACGGTCGAGCTATTGGAGCTAAATCCTATGCGTTGAGAGGATAGAGCTAGCAGAGTGCGCCAGACGGAGCGGGATGTCTTCGTGCAGAAGAGCAGGCGTGCCGAGCGAAGTAGGGCGTTAGACGGGACATGGCGCGCGTCATGCGAGGTGGAAACGGAGCGGGGTATGCGCCCGGCAGAACAACGGGCGCTAGATAAACGAAAGGCGGCGCGTCGGTGAAGAAGGCGGTGCGAGGTATCGTATGTTTTTTAGTAAAAACAGATAGCGCGTCTGGAAGGCATCGGGCGCCGTATAAAGCATGGTATATTGTCCGATAACGCAATAGATGCGGCGACGGGCGGACGCCGCGTGCGATGACAAAATATAAAATCGTGGCGCCGATAAAATTTTTAGCCGCCGCAGATCATGAAATTTTGCCGCAATGAGCGAAGGCGCAAAGCTCGTCCTGTGCGCCGAAAGATGAAATTTTAAATTTTATCCTTTTACGCTAGTTCGGGATTTACCGCTATGAAATCTTTCCTCAGATTGCCAAGATCGCAATCGGTAGCCGTGATCGTAAAATCCTCCGTCATATCGAGCGCAAATTCGCCAAGACCTGCTTTGAGCTGCTTCACGCACTCCCAAATGAGCTTTTTAGCCTGTGCATATTTATCATTTAGCTGCGTTTCTTGATTGAAAAGATCAAAAATTTTCGCCGTTTCGTAGTCTACTTCGACCTCGGCTCGAAACTCGTAATCAGGAACAAGCCAAAGAAGCCAACCATCCTTTTGTGCAAGCCACTGCACGCGCTGCTCTTGCGAGCCGAATCCGATGATCGGCGGCAAACTCCTATTGTCGCAAGCTAAATTTATGCAGTAGAGTTTGCCGGCGGGCGCGTGCTTTTTGATCGTCTCTTTAATCGCGGGCAGCAGCCTTTGAGCGGCGAGCTCATAGAGCTTTTTGTAGCTCATATTCTTATCTGGCTTTTGATAGCGCACATAGCCATTTTCGGTTATTAAGCTTAGCTCGCCCATTTCGTCAAATTCATAGTTTGTTACGTCATTCCTTCTGCCTGCGCGAGGGTGCTCTACATACTTCCGTCTTTGTGCGAGCTTGCCGCCTTCGTAAGTAAAATTTTCTATCCCATAGGCGTTGTTGTCAAAGGCCGAGTAGATGGACTTTAGCGCGCCATTTTCATAGATAAATCTTTTTATATTGAAGCATCTTGAGCATTTTTTGTTATAGCAACCGAAATGATATTTTAAAACTTCGTCCCGCCCCCAAAAATAAAGGCTTTCAAAGAAATGTTTTTTGCCGTCATGTTGTCTTTCAAAAACGACGCGATCTTGCGCGTCAAAGCCGTATTCGTAGGCGTTTACGATCTTTTTCGGTTTAGTTTTTAAAATTTTGCCCTTTGAGAAGCGGTTGAACTCAAAATAAAATGGCTCTAAATTAATATACTCGTCTGACGCCCAGCGCCTGCTTACGGCCTGCGCTTCGGCCCTCTTTTTTAGGGCTTCGTAGCCATCTTTTGCGCTTTTAAAAAGCTCTCGCAGTTTTTCTATCTCATCCATTTGCTTATTCATTTTTATCTCTTATGCAGCTTGTAAATTTTAAATTTAATCGCACCTGTAGGCTAAATTTCAGTCGCTTGCGAGCTCATTTTTTCAAAAATTTTAAAATTTCGCTCGGCACCAGGTGCGAAACGTCGCCGCCGTGGCTCAAAACGGAGCGGACAATCGAGCTTGAGATGAAGGCGTTTTTGAGCGTCGGCATCAGATACACGCTCTCAAATTCCTCCCATAGCGAGGCGTTTGCATAGCCGATCTGCAGCTCGTACTCAAAGTCGCTAACCGCGCGCAGTCCGCGGATTACAAAGCGCACGCCGCAGGATCTGGCGAAATCCACGAGTAGATTATCAAAGCTTTGCACGCTCACGCCGCGAAGTCCGCGTGTCGCGGCTCGCGCCATCTCTAGTCTGGATTGTAGGCTAAAATAGGGCTTTTTGCTCTCGTTTAGCGCGACTGCGACGATGACTTCATCAAAAAGCCCCAGCGCGCGCTTGATGACGTCCAGGTGGCCGTTCGTAATAGGATCGAAAGTGCCCGGATAGATACATTTTCTTGAGTTTTGCATTATTGCCACCTTTTAAATAGCTCGTTTTGCACGCCCAGCGCGTCGCACCACTTGCCGATTATGAAATTTTTTAAATTTTGCACGCCGCAGTAGCCTGCGATCACAGGCGGAGCAATGATGACGCCGAGCGCAGCTAGCTCGCTCATTTGTCGCAGGCTGATCGCAGAAAGCGGCATTTCACGCACGCCAAGAACCAGCCGCTTGTGCTCTTTTAACGCGACTGCAGCGGCGCGCGTGCTTAGGCTGTCAC
Protein-coding sequences here:
- the tmk gene encoding dTMP kinase, producing the protein MYVIFEGIDGVGKSTQIARLAAAFPQAIVTKEPGGTKLGEAVRSLVLGEDFKWSRGSVNLREACGEISKRAELLLFLADRAEHYERVIKGGADRLVLSDRGFISGLAYALANDENADLSELIALNKFALGGKFADKIVLFSADEQLVKKRLKTRVSSDIIEARGLKYLMRVQDLMAQACAACGVETLQIDAAQSEEAICDQIKNFILS
- the coaD gene encoding pantetheine-phosphate adenylyltransferase, with the translated sequence MQNSRKCIYPGTFDPITNGHLDVIKRALGLFDEVIVAVALNESKKPYFSLQSRLEMARAATRGLRGVSVQSFDNLLVDFARSCGVRFVIRGLRAVSDFEYELQIGYANASLWEEFESVYLMPTLKNAFISSSIVRSVLSHGGDVSHLVPSEILKFLKK